One part of the uncultured Celeribacter sp. genome encodes these proteins:
- a CDS encoding beta-eliminating lyase-related protein, with the protein MFFASDNTSGAHPKVLEALAAANDGYAPSYGEDRWTGELTERLRDLFQAPDALVYPMTSGTGTNAALLGTMAPQWGTIFCHQTAHIEVDERNSVPFYSGGAKLAGLTGAGSKLQPEELGQAAHAARAASGNVHASPPAAVSLTNLTEFGALYRPKEISALSDAARLPIHLDGARFANAMAASGATGWEMTRELSALSLGATKTGALTAEAAVLFDPAYQERFESQRMRGGHNVSKARFVSAQILAWLTDDLWLELATQANAMAARLAKGITEIGGTLDYAVEGNLVFARLPRATHAKVMSRGAQYHLWGTEAALPGTEDDMLLARFVASWSTTEAEVDALLTALAD; encoded by the coding sequence ATGTTTTTTGCCTCTGACAACACCTCTGGTGCCCATCCCAAGGTTCTGGAGGCGCTGGCCGCAGCAAATGACGGCTATGCGCCCTCCTATGGTGAGGACCGTTGGACGGGGGAGCTGACCGAACGGCTGCGCGATCTGTTTCAGGCCCCTGATGCGCTGGTCTATCCGATGACCTCAGGCACCGGCACCAATGCCGCGTTGCTGGGGACGATGGCACCGCAATGGGGCACGATTTTCTGCCATCAAACCGCTCATATCGAGGTCGATGAACGCAACTCCGTGCCCTTTTACTCCGGCGGGGCAAAACTGGCCGGGCTCACCGGGGCGGGCAGCAAATTGCAACCGGAGGAACTTGGTCAGGCCGCCCATGCCGCGCGCGCGGCCAGCGGCAATGTGCACGCCAGCCCACCTGCGGCGGTCTCACTGACCAATCTGACGGAATTCGGGGCGCTTTATCGCCCCAAGGAGATTTCGGCACTCTCCGATGCCGCACGTCTGCCGATCCATCTTGACGGGGCACGCTTTGCCAATGCCATGGCCGCCAGCGGCGCCACCGGCTGGGAAATGACCCGCGAGTTGAGTGCGCTGTCCCTTGGCGCCACCAAGACCGGCGCCCTGACCGCCGAGGCCGCCGTGCTGTTCGATCCGGCCTATCAGGAGCGTTTCGAAAGCCAGCGCATGCGCGGCGGGCATAACGTCAGCAAGGCACGGTTTGTGTCGGCACAGATCCTGGCGTGGCTCACCGACGACCTGTGGCTGGAACTGGCCACTCAGGCCAATGCGATGGCCGCACGGCTGGCGAAAGGGATCACCGAGATCGGCGGAACCCTGGACTATGCCGTGGAGGGCAATCTGGTCTTCGCCCGCCTGCCGCGCGCAACCCATGCCAAGGTCATGAGCCGCGGCGCGCAGTATCACCTTTGGGGCACAGAGGCCGCCCTGCCCGGTACTGAGGATGACATGCTGCTGGCGCGCTTTGTCGCCAGCTGGTCCACCACAGAGGCTGAGGTGGACGCTCTGCTGACCGCTTTAGCGGACTGA
- a CDS encoding N-acetyltransferase, whose protein sequence is MLKSPDFMREMKRGEETAVADLLTKAFGQKDEAKLVEALRKSRAIAGEMVLPMDGEVIGYAALSKMVSPKGWLCLAPVAIHPDFQARGFGRRLTGMITQWAEISGQTLVALGDPKFYTRCGFTKIADGFTSPYPLTHTLTAGPAKTKVKELVYPKAFGA, encoded by the coding sequence ATGCTCAAATCCCCCGACTTCATGCGCGAGATGAAACGCGGCGAAGAAACCGCCGTCGCCGATCTCCTGACCAAGGCTTTCGGCCAGAAAGACGAGGCAAAGCTGGTCGAGGCGCTGCGCAAATCGCGCGCCATCGCCGGGGAAATGGTTCTGCCGATGGACGGCGAGGTGATCGGTTATGCCGCTCTGTCGAAAATGGTTTCGCCCAAGGGCTGGCTCTGCCTCGCGCCCGTTGCCATCCATCCCGACTTTCAGGCACGGGGCTTTGGCCGGCGGCTCACCGGGATGATCACACAGTGGGCGGAAATCTCCGGCCAAACCCTTGTGGCGCTGGGGGACCCGAAGTTTTACACGCGCTGTGGGTTCACAAAGATTGCGGATGGCTTCACCTCTCCCTACCCACTCACACATACGTTGACGGCAGGCCCGGCGAAGACCAAGGTGAAAGAACTGGTGTATCCCAAAGCCTTCGGTGCCTGA
- a CDS encoding bifunctional riboflavin kinase/FAD synthetase, which produces MQTYTHWTDIPETAKGCSAAIGNFDGVHRGHRHVIDLARPHGPLGLVTFEPHPREFFAPGAPPFRLMNSEAKANRLAKLGVEHLFQLPFNAELAAMSPEDFARNVLVDGLGLQHVVVGADFCFGQKRAGTVEDLKRFGAEMGFEVTIADLLETEGGVSSSSAIRVALAEGRPRDAATMLGHWHRIEGMVGHGDKRGRDLGFPTANMSIEGLHAPKFGVYAVLVDVLSGPNKGSYQGAASLGVKPTFGANTPCLETFIFDFSGDLYDEHLSVAFVDYLRPELTFTGLDPLIEQMSADCDQAREILGSLE; this is translated from the coding sequence ATGCAGACTTACACGCACTGGACCGACATCCCCGAAACCGCCAAAGGGTGCTCGGCCGCGATCGGCAATTTTGACGGCGTCCACCGCGGACATCGCCATGTCATTGATCTGGCCCGCCCCCACGGGCCGCTGGGTCTGGTGACCTTCGAACCCCACCCGCGCGAATTCTTCGCCCCCGGCGCCCCGCCCTTTCGGTTGATGAATTCGGAAGCCAAGGCCAACCGTCTGGCGAAACTCGGGGTCGAACATCTGTTCCAACTGCCCTTCAACGCCGAACTGGCGGCCATGTCGCCCGAAGACTTCGCCCGCAACGTGCTGGTCGACGGGCTGGGGCTGCAGCACGTCGTGGTCGGGGCCGATTTCTGTTTCGGTCAGAAACGTGCGGGCACCGTCGAGGACCTGAAACGCTTTGGCGCGGAAATGGGCTTTGAGGTGACCATTGCCGATCTGCTGGAAACCGAGGGCGGTGTGTCCTCGTCCTCCGCCATCCGCGTCGCGCTCGCCGAAGGCAGGCCGCGCGATGCCGCGACGATGCTCGGCCATTGGCACCGGATCGAAGGCATGGTCGGTCATGGCGACAAGCGCGGGCGCGATCTGGGCTTTCCCACGGCCAATATGTCCATCGAGGGGCTCCATGCCCCGAAATTCGGCGTCTATGCCGTGCTGGTCGACGTCTTGAGCGGCCCCAACAAGGGCAGCTATCAGGGCGCCGCCTCTCTCGGGGTCAAGCCCACCTTCGGTGCCAACACACCCTGCCTCGAAACCTTCATCTTCGATTTTTCCGGCGATCTCTATGACGAACATCTGTCAGTGGCCTTTGTCGATTATCTGCGGCCGGAACTGACCTTCACCGGACTTGATCCGCTGATCGAACAGATGAGTGCCGATTGCGATCAGGCCCGCGAGATCCTCGGGTCACTGGAATGA
- a CDS encoding zinc transporter, with product MLITLAILATVAAALVLGALWGVWAPPSENLEGLLIALAGGALIVSIMSELIEPSSQDISFATLSVALLGGAVAFVLANRFIKQKIGANSGGGLLLAVTLDGIPENLALGVALIGSDALSAAAIAGSIFLSNLPEAAGGARGMVQDGFSKIKVIAIWCATAVILTLAALLGKLALSSTSDTSLAIIRVVAAGVVSASLATEVFPKAYKEGQQWTGIAIAAGLLAAHGLSLLE from the coding sequence ATGCTGATCACACTGGCCATACTCGCAACCGTTGCTGCCGCACTTGTTCTCGGGGCGCTTTGGGGCGTCTGGGCACCGCCTTCGGAAAATCTGGAGGGGCTGCTGATCGCGCTCGCAGGTGGCGCCCTGATCGTGTCCATCATGTCGGAGCTGATCGAACCCTCAAGTCAGGATATTTCCTTTGCGACGCTCTCGGTCGCTCTGCTTGGCGGGGCGGTTGCTTTCGTTCTGGCCAACCGGTTCATCAAACAAAAGATCGGCGCCAACAGCGGTGGCGGGTTGCTGCTGGCGGTGACGCTCGACGGCATTCCCGAAAACCTTGCGCTGGGGGTTGCTTTGATCGGCAGCGATGCCCTCTCCGCTGCGGCCATTGCCGGCTCCATTTTCCTGTCAAACCTGCCCGAAGCCGCCGGCGGCGCGCGCGGCATGGTTCAGGATGGGTTTTCCAAAATCAAGGTGATCGCGATCTGGTGTGCCACCGCCGTGATCCTCACACTGGCAGCCCTGCTGGGCAAACTTGCGCTGTCCAGCACAAGCGACACCTCTTTGGCGATCATCCGCGTGGTCGCCGCAGGGGTCGTCAGCGCCTCACTCGCGACCGAAGTCTTTCCCAAGGCCTATAAGGAAGGACAGCAATGGACGGGAATTGCGATTGCCGCCGGTCTTCTGGCCGCCCATGGGCTCAGCCTGCTCGAATAG
- a CDS encoding DUF2161 family putative PD-(D/E)XK-type phosphodiesterase, which translates to MKCRETDLYPPVKAHFEAQGYAVKAEVRDADVVAVRDGETVIIELKNGFTLQLLQQGVARQALTDQVYLAVPRWKGKAGWRMFKGNIGLCKRLGLGVISVNLDDASVQVHHDPRPFVPRKNKAKTDKLLREFHRREGDPNLGGSKAGGRVTAYRQDAEKCRAYLLEHGPSKGAEVAKATGVKHATRMMRDNHYGWFEKVGVGVYGVTGR; encoded by the coding sequence ATGAAATGTCGTGAAACCGATCTGTATCCGCCCGTGAAGGCGCATTTCGAGGCACAGGGCTATGCCGTGAAAGCCGAGGTGCGCGATGCGGATGTGGTGGCAGTCAGGGACGGTGAAACGGTGATCATCGAGCTGAAAAACGGTTTTACATTGCAGCTCTTGCAGCAGGGCGTCGCGCGTCAGGCACTCACCGATCAGGTCTATCTCGCGGTGCCGCGCTGGAAGGGCAAGGCAGGCTGGCGCATGTTCAAGGGCAATATCGGCCTGTGTAAACGGCTGGGGCTTGGGGTGATCTCGGTGAACCTTGATGACGCCTCGGTGCAGGTGCACCACGATCCGCGCCCCTTTGTGCCACGCAAGAACAAGGCAAAGACGGACAAGCTGCTGCGTGAGTTTCATCGCCGGGAAGGCGACCCAAATCTGGGCGGCTCAAAAGCCGGTGGCCGCGTGACTGCCTATCGTCAGGACGCGGAGAAATGCCGTGCGTATCTGTTGGAGCACGGCCCGTCGAAGGGCGCTGAGGTGGCGAAAGCCACGGGCGTGAAGCACGCTACCCGGATGATGCGGGACAATCATTATGGGTGGTTTGAGAAGGTTGGTGTGGGGGTTTATGGGGTGACTGGCCGTTGA
- a CDS encoding TIGR01459 family HAD-type hydrolase, which translates to MTRLIQTLSEISTNYDALFVDLWGCVHNGVEAFPEACAALQNYRKTGGKVVLVTNSPRPWRSVAQQIADFGVPEDAYDAIATSGDSARMAMYLGAVGQKVHHMGKIFEEDFFQPMDILEDALDIERVPLEEAEGIVCSGPEDPLADPEIYRPQFLYAKQKGMKLLCANPDIVVDRGEVREWCAGALAALYTEMGGESLYFGKPHPPIYDLARRRLAQLAPVDDARILCIGDGIGTDVMGGIGEGLDVLFITGGLAANEFGPDPVNPDPTRLKLWLSEQNLSPVAAISFLR; encoded by the coding sequence ATGACACGCCTGATCCAAACCCTGTCCGAAATCTCCACCAATTATGACGCGCTCTTTGTCGATCTCTGGGGCTGCGTGCACAACGGTGTCGAAGCCTTCCCCGAAGCCTGTGCCGCGCTGCAGAACTATCGCAAAACCGGTGGCAAAGTCGTGCTGGTGACGAATTCGCCGCGCCCGTGGCGTTCGGTCGCCCAACAGATCGCCGACTTCGGCGTCCCCGAAGACGCCTATGACGCGATTGCCACGTCGGGCGATTCCGCCCGTATGGCCATGTATCTGGGCGCTGTTGGCCAAAAGGTGCATCATATGGGCAAGATCTTCGAAGAGGATTTCTTCCAGCCGATGGACATTCTGGAAGACGCGCTGGACATCGAACGGGTGCCGCTCGAAGAGGCCGAAGGCATCGTCTGCTCGGGCCCCGAAGACCCGCTCGCCGATCCCGAAATCTATCGCCCGCAGTTTCTCTACGCCAAGCAAAAGGGCATGAAACTGCTCTGTGCCAATCCCGACATCGTCGTGGATCGCGGCGAGGTCCGCGAATGGTGCGCGGGGGCCCTGGCGGCGCTCTATACGGAAATGGGTGGGGAAAGCCTCTATTTCGGCAAACCGCATCCGCCGATCTACGATCTGGCGCGCCGCCGTCTTGCCCAGCTCGCCCCGGTCGATGATGCGCGCATCCTGTGTATCGGCGACGGCATCGGCACGGATGTGATGGGTGGCATCGGCGAAGGGCTTGATGTTCTCTTCATCACCGGCGGCCTTGCCGCCAATGAATTCGGGCCGGACCCGGTCAATCCCGACCCGACGCGCCTGAAACTTTGGTTGTCCGAACAGAATCTGTCGCCTGTGGCCGCGATTTCGTTCCTGCGCTGA
- a CDS encoding manganese-dependent inorganic pyrophosphatase encodes MTTLVFGHKSPDTDSTGSPLIWSWYLNEVKGIDAKPVLLGEPNTEAAFVIEKWGFEKPEIIADVAEDQPCVIVDTNNPAELPANINNAAVSEIIDHHKLVGGLETKGPIDITIRPLACTATIMFDLMGEDAKKMPDNIKGAMLSCILSDTLEFRSPTTTDHDKALAEQLASELNITLSTYAAEMFEAKSDISAFSDAELIRMDSKEYEVEGTKFRVSVLETTAPKLVLDRQASLMESFKAVEAEDGVDQVLLFVVDILNEEATFFVPNELCKTVAEKSFGATVEGDKVVLPGVMSRKKQIIPNLKL; translated from the coding sequence ATGACCACGCTCGTTTTCGGCCACAAATCCCCGGACACCGATTCCACTGGCTCCCCGCTTATCTGGTCCTGGTACCTCAATGAGGTGAAGGGCATCGACGCCAAGCCCGTGCTGCTGGGCGAACCGAACACCGAGGCCGCTTTCGTGATCGAAAAATGGGGCTTTGAGAAACCCGAGATCATCGCTGATGTGGCCGAAGATCAGCCCTGTGTCATCGTCGACACCAACAATCCGGCGGAGCTTCCGGCCAATATCAACAATGCCGCCGTGTCCGAAATCATCGACCACCACAAGCTGGTCGGCGGTCTGGAAACCAAAGGCCCGATCGACATCACCATCCGTCCGTTGGCCTGCACCGCGACGATCATGTTCGATCTGATGGGCGAGGACGCCAAAAAGATGCCTGACAACATCAAGGGCGCGATGCTGTCCTGCATCCTCTCGGACACGCTGGAATTCCGGTCGCCGACCACCACGGATCATGACAAGGCGCTGGCCGAACAGCTGGCCTCGGAACTGAACATCACGCTGTCGACCTACGCCGCAGAGATGTTCGAAGCGAAATCCGACATCTCCGCCTTCTCAGATGCCGAACTGATCCGCATGGATTCTAAGGAATACGAGGTCGAGGGCACCAAATTCCGCGTCTCCGTTCTGGAAACCACGGCACCAAAACTGGTGCTGGACCGTCAGGCGTCGCTCATGGAAAGCTTCAAAGCGGTTGAGGCCGAAGACGGCGTTGATCAGGTGCTGCTGTTCGTCGTCGACATCCTCAATGAAGAAGCCACCTTCTTTGTGCCCAACGAGCTGTGCAAAACCGTGGCGGAAAAATCCTTCGGGGCCACCGTGGAAGGCGACAAGGTCGTCCTTCCCGGCGTCATGTCGCGCAAGAAACAGATCATTCCGAACCTCAAACTCTGA
- a CDS encoding alpha/beta hydrolase, translated as MKRLCVHLVLVVCLSFPAVLHAAPERGCVILLHGLARTEASMGLMGRALERAGYQVVNQSYPSRDAPVEILAELALREARDRCGVPAPHVVTHSMGAILLRSFVQMHPELDWGRVVMLGPPNHGSEIIDTFDDRAAFVALNGPAGMQLRREDGLPGRLPPVSFEAGVIAGNQSLNPLLSSVLPGQDDGKVSVDSTYVEGMLAHLTLPVTHTYMMQNPRVIAEVQLFLETGRFEPGLSMWQAMRQILRRD; from the coding sequence ATGAAACGGTTATGTGTTCATCTGGTGTTGGTGGTCTGTCTGTCCTTTCCTGCCGTGCTGCATGCCGCGCCGGAGCGGGGGTGTGTGATCCTGCTGCATGGTCTGGCGCGCACTGAGGCCTCCATGGGGCTTATGGGGCGGGCGCTGGAACGTGCAGGGTATCAAGTTGTCAATCAGAGCTACCCGTCGCGCGACGCCCCGGTCGAAATTCTGGCTGAACTGGCTTTGCGTGAGGCGCGAGACCGCTGTGGTGTGCCTGCGCCGCATGTGGTGACTCATTCCATGGGCGCGATCCTGTTGCGCAGCTTTGTGCAGATGCACCCGGAGCTGGATTGGGGCCGGGTGGTGATGCTGGGGCCGCCGAACCACGGTTCCGAGATTATCGACACTTTCGACGACAGGGCTGCCTTTGTCGCGTTGAATGGTCCCGCCGGGATGCAGCTGCGCCGCGAGGACGGTCTGCCGGGTCGGCTGCCGCCGGTGTCCTTCGAGGCCGGGGTGATCGCGGGCAACCAGTCCTTAAACCCGCTTTTGTCGTCTGTGCTTCCGGGGCAGGACGATGGCAAAGTGTCCGTGGACAGCACCTATGTCGAGGGTATGCTGGCGCATCTGACCTTGCCCGTGACCCATACTTATATGATGCAAAACCCCCGCGTGATCGCGGAGGTTCAGTTGTTTCTTGAGACAGGTCGATTTGAGCCGGGGCTCAGCATGTGGCAAGCGATGCGGCAGATTCTA
- the groL gene encoding chaperonin GroEL (60 kDa chaperone family; promotes refolding of misfolded polypeptides especially under stressful conditions; forms two stacked rings of heptamers to form a barrel-shaped 14mer; ends can be capped by GroES; misfolded proteins enter the barrel where they are refolded when GroES binds), with protein MAKEVKFDVDARNRMLKGVNILADAVKVTLGPKGRNVVLEKSFGAPRITKDGVSVAKEIELEDKFENMGAQMVKEVASRTNDEAGDGTTTATVLAQAIIKEGLKQVAAGLNPMDLKRGIDLATANVVKAIKDAARPVNDSAEVAQVGTISANGEAEIGQQIADAMQKVGNDGVITVEENKGMETETTVVEGMQFDRGYLSPYFVTNPDKMLAELDDCIVLLHEKKLSSLQPMVPLLEQVIQSQKPLLIIAEDVEGEALATLVVNKLRGGLKIAAVKAPGFGDRRKAMLQDIAILTGGQVISEDLGMKLENVTMDMLGSAKKITITKDETTIVDGAGEKAEIEARVAQIRTQIEETTSDYDREKLQERVAKLAGGVAVIRVGGMTEVEVKERKDRVDDALNATRAAVQEGIVVGGGVALVQGAKSLEGLTGENADQNAGIAIVRRALEAPLRQIAENAGVDGAVVAGKIRESADTAFGFNAQTEEYGDMFKFGVIDPAKVTRTALEDASSIAGLLITTEAMVADKPSKDGGAAGGGMPDMGGMGGMGGMM; from the coding sequence ATGGCTAAAGAAGTCAAGTTTGACGTCGATGCACGCAACCGCATGCTCAAAGGCGTGAACATCCTCGCCGACGCTGTGAAAGTGACCCTCGGCCCGAAAGGCCGCAACGTGGTTCTCGAAAAATCCTTCGGCGCCCCGCGCATCACCAAAGACGGTGTGTCCGTTGCCAAAGAGATCGAGCTGGAAGACAAGTTCGAAAACATGGGCGCCCAGATGGTGAAGGAAGTTGCTTCCCGCACCAACGACGAAGCCGGTGACGGCACCACGACCGCGACCGTTCTGGCGCAAGCCATCATCAAAGAAGGCCTCAAGCAGGTTGCTGCTGGCCTGAACCCGATGGATCTGAAGCGCGGCATCGATCTGGCAACCGCCAATGTCGTCAAAGCGATCAAAGACGCCGCACGTCCGGTCAACGATTCCGCAGAAGTTGCTCAGGTTGGCACCATTTCCGCCAACGGCGAAGCTGAAATCGGTCAGCAAATCGCTGACGCGATGCAGAAAGTCGGCAACGACGGCGTGATCACCGTCGAAGAGAACAAGGGCATGGAAACCGAGACCACCGTGGTCGAAGGCATGCAGTTCGACCGTGGCTACCTGTCGCCCTACTTCGTCACCAACCCGGACAAAATGCTGGCCGAGCTGGACGACTGCATCGTGCTGCTGCACGAGAAAAAACTGTCCTCCCTGCAGCCGATGGTTCCGCTGCTCGAGCAGGTCATCCAGTCCCAGAAACCGCTTCTCATCATTGCTGAGGACGTGGAAGGCGAAGCGCTGGCAACCCTCGTGGTCAACAAACTGCGCGGCGGCCTGAAAATCGCGGCTGTCAAGGCTCCGGGCTTCGGTGATCGTCGTAAGGCCATGCTGCAGGACATCGCGATCCTCACCGGCGGTCAGGTGATCTCCGAAGATCTCGGCATGAAGCTTGAAAATGTCACCATGGACATGCTCGGCTCGGCCAAGAAAATCACCATCACCAAAGACGAAACCACCATCGTCGACGGTGCTGGCGAGAAAGCCGAAATCGAAGCACGCGTGGCTCAGATCCGCACCCAGATCGAAGAGACCACTTCTGACTACGACCGTGAGAAGCTGCAAGAACGCGTCGCCAAACTGGCCGGCGGTGTGGCTGTCATCCGCGTTGGCGGCATGACCGAAGTCGAAGTGAAAGAGCGCAAAGACCGCGTTGATGACGCGCTGAACGCGACCCGTGCGGCCGTTCAGGAAGGCATCGTTGTCGGCGGTGGCGTGGCTCTGGTTCAGGGCGCCAAGTCGCTTGAAGGTCTGACCGGTGAGAACGCCGACCAGAACGCCGGTATCGCCATCGTGCGCCGCGCGCTCGAAGCTCCGCTGCGTCAGATCGCCGAAAACGCTGGCGTCGACGGCGCTGTCGTGGCTGGCAAGATCCGCGAATCCGCAGACACCGCTTTCGGCTTCAACGCTCAGACCGAAGAATATGGCGACATGTTCAAATTCGGCGTGATCGACCCGGCCAAAGTGACCCGCACCGCTCTGGAAGATGCCTCTTCCATCGCTGGTCTGCTGATCACCACCGAAGCCATGGTTGCCGACAAACCGTCGAAAGACGGCGGCGCAGCCGGTGGCGGCATGCCCGACATGGGTGGCATGGGCGGCATGGGCGGTATGATGTAA
- a CDS encoding MaoC family dehydratase, which translates to MLDNLPRGTICIEDIEIGMTRHLRKTITDHDIELFGEVSTDRNPVHFDDDYARDTIFEGRIAHGMLTAGLISAVIGEQLPGHGTIYMGQNLKFLAPVRPGETVLAEVTVTDIQHAKRRVALDCRCTVGDTVVLKGEAMVLAPSRKFD; encoded by the coding sequence ATGTTGGACAATCTGCCCCGTGGAACGATCTGTATCGAAGACATCGAAATCGGGATGACGCGCCATTTGCGCAAGACCATCACCGACCATGATATCGAACTGTTCGGCGAAGTCTCGACCGACCGCAATCCTGTGCATTTCGACGACGACTATGCCCGTGACACAATTTTCGAAGGGCGCATTGCCCATGGCATGCTCACCGCCGGGCTGATTTCCGCGGTGATCGGCGAACAGCTTCCCGGCCATGGCACCATCTACATGGGCCAGAACCTGAAATTCCTCGCCCCGGTCCGCCCAGGCGAAACCGTACTGGCTGAGGTGACGGTGACCGACATCCAGCATGCAAAACGCCGGGTTGCCCTTGATTGTCGGTGCACCGTGGGCGATACGGTGGTGCTGAAAGGCGAAGCTATGGTGCTTGCGCCGAGCCGGAAATTCGACTGA
- the groES gene encoding co-chaperone GroES: MAFKPLHDRVVVERVESEEKTAGGLIIPDSAKEKPAEGKVVAVGEGARKDSGELIAPSVKEGDVVLFGKWSGTEITVDGKELLIMKESDILGIIA, encoded by the coding sequence ATGGCATTCAAACCGCTGCACGACCGCGTTGTGGTCGAACGTGTTGAGAGCGAAGAAAAGACCGCTGGCGGTCTCATCATCCCCGATAGCGCAAAAGAAAAGCCCGCCGAAGGCAAAGTCGTTGCCGTGGGCGAAGGCGCTCGCAAAGACAGTGGCGAACTGATCGCCCCGTCCGTGAAAGAGGGCGACGTCGTTCTCTTCGGCAAATGGTCCGGCACGGAAATCACCGTGGACGGCAAAGAGCTTCTCATCATGAAAGAGTCGGACATTCTCGGCATCATCGCCTGA
- a CDS encoding YcgN family cysteine cluster protein, whose protein sequence is MTLRDRFWETVPLPKMTEDEWEALCDGCGKCCLNKIEDADSGEVFLTRVACRLLDDQSCQCGQYEIRKKLVPECIQLTPKTIDEHAYWMPVTCAYRLLWQGRSLPAWHPLLSGDPESVHAAGISVRGRTVPEFEVDDDDWEDHIIEEPT, encoded by the coding sequence ATGACCCTGCGCGATCGCTTCTGGGAAACCGTTCCTCTGCCCAAGATGACCGAAGACGAATGGGAAGCCCTCTGCGATGGCTGCGGCAAATGCTGCCTAAACAAGATCGAAGATGCTGACAGCGGCGAGGTCTTTCTGACCCGTGTCGCCTGTCGCCTTCTGGACGACCAATCCTGTCAGTGCGGACAATATGAGATCCGCAAGAAACTGGTCCCGGAATGCATTCAACTGACCCCGAAAACCATTGACGAACACGCCTATTGGATGCCGGTGACCTGTGCCTACCGTTTGTTATGGCAGGGCCGTTCCCTGCCCGCCTGGCATCCGCTTCTGAGCGGCGATCCCGAAAGCGTCCATGCCGCAGGCATCTCGGTCCGGGGCCGCACCGTGCCCGAATTCGAAGTCGATGACGACGACTGGGAAGACCATATCATCGAGGAACCGACCTGA
- a CDS encoding 2-hydroxychromene-2-carboxylate isomerase: MAHIDYYFSLLSSYTYLAGDRFAQIAAAHGVTVRYKPFDILTMMDRVGAPRPAERSDARKVYRLQELKRFAEALGKPMNFQPAFWPTNAAPASYAVIAAQEAGGGDIDGLVQRFLKAVWEEDRDIADDAVITEALKASGFDPMLSMTGMLKGAETYTQNLEEGLKAGIFGSPFYIVTDTDERFWGQDRLEMLDAYLASL, translated from the coding sequence ATGGCCCATATTGACTACTATTTTTCGCTTCTTTCCTCATACACTTATCTGGCAGGCGACCGGTTTGCGCAGATTGCGGCAGCACATGGCGTGACCGTGCGCTACAAGCCCTTCGACATTTTGACGATGATGGACCGTGTGGGCGCGCCGCGTCCGGCGGAACGCTCGGACGCGCGCAAAGTGTATCGCCTGCAGGAGCTCAAGCGTTTCGCGGAGGCTCTGGGCAAGCCGATGAACTTCCAGCCCGCCTTCTGGCCGACCAATGCGGCCCCCGCCTCCTATGCGGTGATTGCGGCGCAAGAGGCCGGTGGCGGGGATATCGACGGGTTGGTGCAGCGTTTCCTGAAAGCCGTCTGGGAAGAGGATCGCGACATTGCAGATGACGCAGTGATCACCGAGGCGCTCAAGGCGTCCGGCTTTGATCCGATGCTGTCCATGACCGGCATGCTGAAGGGCGCAGAGACTTACACCCAGAACCTCGAAGAGGGACTTAAGGCGGGGATCTTTGGCTCACCCTTTTATATTGTCACCGACACGGATGAACGGTTTTGGGGGCAGGACCGGCTGGAGATGCTGGATGCCTATCTGGCCAGTCTGTAA